A part of Thermococcus sp. SY098 genomic DNA contains:
- a CDS encoding S-adenosyl-l-methionine hydroxide adenosyltransferase family protein: MITLTTDFGIKGPYVGEMKGAILGINPKAMLIDITHSITRHSVLEGSFVMEQVVKYYPKDTIHIGVIDPGVGTERKALIIEGDQFLVVPDNGLATLPLKHINPTAAYEIDIKKMEAIIGRKISSTFHGRDVFGPAGALLELGYEPSRLGKEISLDEIIKLDLEPKQKNGKWILKVIYIDDFGNVILNLEDYKRPKYVEVEGLKIPYLDTYGQVKKGELLALPGSHDYLEIAVNQGSAAEVLGVKVGDELEVRLWR; encoded by the coding sequence ATGATTACGCTGACTACGGACTTTGGAATCAAAGGGCCATATGTCGGAGAGATGAAGGGGGCGATATTAGGCATAAATCCAAAAGCGATGCTCATTGATATCACGCACTCAATTACAAGACACAGCGTTCTTGAGGGCTCTTTTGTGATGGAGCAGGTTGTAAAGTACTATCCAAAAGATACAATTCATATTGGAGTAATTGATCCAGGGGTTGGTACGGAGAGAAAAGCACTAATCATAGAAGGCGATCAGTTCTTAGTGGTTCCCGATAACGGCTTGGCAACTCTTCCACTGAAACATATAAATCCAACGGCGGCATATGAAATCGACATCAAAAAGATGGAAGCAATAATTGGGAGAAAGATCAGCTCGACCTTTCATGGAAGAGATGTATTTGGCCCTGCTGGTGCCTTGCTTGAGCTGGGTTACGAGCCCTCACGCTTAGGAAAGGAGATCAGCCTTGATGAGATAATAAAGCTCGATCTGGAGCCAAAGCAGAAAAATGGAAAATGGATTTTGAAAGTGATTTACATAGATGACTTCGGCAATGTAATCCTAAACTTAGAAGACTATAAGAGACCAAAGTACGTTGAGGTTGAAGGGCTCAAAATCCCCTACCTTGATACCTATGGTCAGGTTAAAAAAGGTGAGCTTTTAGCTCTGCCAGGGAGTCATGACTACTTGGAGATAGCCGTCAATCAAGGCTCTGCTGCTGAGGTTTTGGGAGTTAAGGTTGGTGATGAGCTGGAGGTCAGGTTGTGGAGGTGA